From Rutidosis leptorrhynchoides isolate AG116_Rl617_1_P2 chromosome 3, CSIRO_AGI_Rlap_v1, whole genome shotgun sequence, a single genomic window includes:
- the LOC139900971 gene encoding uncharacterized protein — protein sequence MEVQLNSPPEELTKRRWRRLLEYWSRERVKAMTDKNKANRANKKLTQVTGKKSFARIREEHKTSFGREPTRVDKFKKCFTNGSADGEAATVLVMGRNNSGSAQTYGLGVRTKDLWGVVHGRSAVRKENAQFKCDKAELENENSRLKAQLARKNNGSGVENEGSGHQDNGSVVKRLTVRDEVYVKSITNNEVARRKLVSIDSTTVVLQTEFGAGWCEVELQVAIERNKVLFRPYEHIRYIHDVIGMSTAWPTALIELEMFLQLCKRKLDPNQDQKDQIAEAVPKGPKWLNQARKAQKALPGTKGLVNLNVATGPVNLNVATGPDS from the exons ATGGAGGTTCAATTGAATTCACCACCTGAAGAACTGACCAAAAGACGTTGGAGAAGACTTCTTGAATATTGGAGTAGAGAAAGGGTGAAG gcGATGACCGACAAAAATAAAGCCAATAGGGCTAACAAGAAGTTGACTCAAGTGACCGGGAAAAAAAGTTTTGCAAGAATCCGTGAAGAACATAAG ACGAGTTTCGGAAGAGAACCTACTCGGGTCGATAAGTTTAAGAAATGTTTTACAAATGGAAGTGCTGATGGTGAAGCTGCAACTGTACTT GTAATGGGGCGCAATAATTCTGGTTCTGCCCAAACGTATGGACTTGGCGTTCGTACTAAAGACTTGTGGGGCGTAGTACATGGTCGATCAGCCGTTCGTAAAGAGAATGCTCAATTCAAGTGTGATAAGGCAGAACTTGAGAATGAAAATTCAAGGTTAAAAGCCCAGTTGGCTCGGAAGAATAATGGTTCTGGTGTTGAGAATGAAGGTTCGGGTCATCAGGATAATGGTTCGGTTGTTAAACGTTTAACG GTGAGAGATGAAGTGTATGTAAAAAGCATTACAAACAACGAGGTAGCAAGAAGAAAGTTGGTAAGCATAGATTCAACTACGGTTGTTTTGCAGACAGAATTTGGAGCTGGTTGGTGTGAGGTAGAGCTTCAAGTGGCCATCGAAAGAAATAAAGTTTTGTTTAGGCCATATGAGCATATAAGATACATTCATGACGTCATTGGTATGTCTACTGCTTGGCCTACTGCGTTGATCGAG CTAGAAATGTTCTTGCAGTTGTG CAAAAGAAAACTGGATCCGAACCAGGACCAAAAGGACCAAATAGCTGAAGCAGTCCCGAAAGGCCCAAAATGGCTGAATCAGGCCCGTAAGGCCCAAAAAGCATTACCGGGCACAAAAGGCCTAGTAAACTTAAACGTGGCGACAGGCCCAGTAAACTTAAACGTGGCGACAGGCCCAGATAGCTGA